AGTGGATTCCATGGACTTCCAATTTCTTACACTAAATTGAAAGATTTGTTTGCTACATATGTTGTCTATTATgtttgtcacatttaaatcATTATCTTCATTTTCGCTCGTGAAATCATCGGGAGAAAgttcattaaatatcttatcaattgtattattcaattttgaatCTATCTTATCCATCTCTAGAACTCTTTTGAATTGTGGTCccctttttatttgttttatgtcCATTGTAACATTTTCAGGcacattctttatttttaatttatttgcgtTACTATTTTCCTGCTTCGATCTTTTTGGAGTTATTGCcatattttcaaaagattCTTCTAGTGACATAGaacaatttttagatataaactCTTCaatctttctattatttttactttctaatgttttcttttttactttcttttgtCTTGAGTTTGGAATATCTGTTATTCTAATATCATTTTCTTCTGTATTTGTTGTAATCTTCTTCTTGCGAGAGTTAGCAGTTCGTTTCtttgtttttacatttctagTATTTTCAAATGTTTCAACTAATTCTggataacattttaaaaccaAGTCTTGTGGCTCAATACTTGTTAGTAAACTGTCTTCTACATCATTATCATTTGGTTCTATTTGCTCCTTGCACTCTTTTAACATTTCTATTACACTATGTTCCTTCTtccaaataatttcataactGGCTATAGATCTGATATTacgtatcttttttatttgatcaGGAATAAATAAGTTTGACATAGATAAACGTTCATTAAGTGTAAAATTTGGCAGATGTAAAAGTTGCCATCTAGTAGttaatgtgaatattttttcaaatgcatATTGTGGTTCCCAACATAGATGTTTCTCCATAAAATCCTAAAACAAGaaagattacatatatttatgtatttacgaAAGAGACTATTttgtatcatattatatataaaaatatatttacaacaaaTAGATTGACTTGAGGTTGCTTCCATTCTATATCCAACTTAGTTGGAACCAAATCTTTTTTGTTAAGAAATTCCTCTATTAATTCTTGATTAGGAAAATTTTCATCATGAAGTGCCTTTCTCCTCAAcgatatttcatttaacatCAGTGCTCTCTTTTCTCTACAAACATCATAAAGtacaatacatttaattattaagtacaatatatatctcaaGGTATATGTTAATGCACTAATAATTTACCTGAAATTATCATTACACTGTTTAACAGTGCCACAATCGGCACAACctgattttttatgtttttgtagTTTTCCTTCATGGCCACATGCTGTACATAAATTaggatttaataaatttgattcaaTTCTATCTAAACTTGTGTCAGTTTTCCAATTTTGAATCctaaagagaggaaaaaatgatttagctacaataaataaatttgataagtttgatcaatatataatcttgtttaatacatctaatatttaaacctttgtaaaacattttcattGTCTAcagtcttaaaaaattttaaagcagCCTCCTTTCCAACACCATTCACTCCTTCATAATAATCACAGCCGCACAATAAACCCAACGCTATCATTTTATTTCGTCCTATGTTCAATGtcttttctatcttttctATATTGTAGACATCTACAGAACCAGCTGTAGCCCCACGGTTTCCTTGACTACTTGTACAAAAGTTTCTGTATACTATTTTTGCACCATATAAAAAGCAATCACTGTCTTGACTTATACATCCATCTACaagctaaaaatatatttctcaacatatttcttctttataacCATaagataatcaataatttgtttatcaaagataattaaattataaatatacccCATCTTCATTTAAATATGCACACATAGCTTCTGCTTCACCATAGCTCTGTACACAAGCAATACCCATAAATTTCAGCATTTCTCTacattcatttaaaattcgaTTAAACTGTGTTCTCCCTCCTTTCTTAGCagccttctttctttcttgcaAACCATTACGAACATCATTCCTTCGTGCAAtagttttatgttttaaagtaGGAGCCTTTCCTTCCAATACAAATACTGGAGATATTCCTTGCGTAAGGAGAAATGCTGTGCGAAAGTATAGATTCCTGCAATTCAcacaatttaaatcaataaataatatttaattaaccgTAACATAATTCGAGAAAAAAgtacattgtatattaattaatattgtatgctCAATTTCAATCTAAGAAATTACATGAAGAAAATTAACCTGAGATACATCCTTGGTTGTACCACATTGTCAACGATCGTTTGACTGTCAACAACCCATCCGCTTAAATCAATCGCAATAGTCTTCCCCTGCAGTTCATACAGCGGTTTCGTCTCACATAAAGgtgataaaatattccataaaTCTTTCACACCCATTTTGCATTATGTATTTTGAATTGAATCTGGCAACGTATTGTTTTCAAGAGGAGCTTGCACTATCGCCATCTCATATAGCTAATACAGTGTTCATTTTTACTTGCAGTGGATAAAATTgatcgcatttttttttatctgacgAGATAATAGTGTCTTATCATTATATGCTGTGTGTGAAAAAGTCAGTGCAATCAAAAGTGAGTGCTCGAACGAAAGAGTAAacaactttataattattatgacagTTTATCAATTTCTTATAACGAAGCATCGTTTGAagtaatttgcaaatattttatgaaaatgtcATGTTTGTGTGAGATGACATTCagagtttattaataattatttatattacgattttaaaaaattatatttttttatatatagcacAATCTCGCGATTTAGAATCGGTTGAACGAAAATATGGGAAGGGAGCTgacaaaaaatttgcatatgcGAAAGCACTTATCATTATAAAACGCACTTATCACTATAGTCAAGCAATCTTTATAACATAACCTAAATTGAGAAGCAGAGACTTTATAAGAGATTTTAATTGACTTCATGAACAAAATCAGCATTGACAATAAGATGGTCGATCTAAATACCAGTGGTAATTTACTGCTACCAGCAGAAAAACTACCAGAATGTTGGAATCAAGAAGAGAGAATGAGTGCATTGTTCTCACCATTTCGCAGTAAATCTGCCAATCCACAAGATTGGATttctaaatacaaattttggcataatttgatatatgaaTACTTGGAATATACTATGCAATGCAGTTTTTCTATCATTGATTTAAGTGAAGCTTTTAAAAGAAGAGGTTGTACCCCTCTTTGTCTGGCTACTGTGATTGAGGAGCTTCTCAGGTATTatgttctattaaatataatatacagcaaattgatttaaaaaaatatatttttagttattattaattaataatataatttgattgacTAATCACTAATCAGTTATCAATCATTTATTgtctttgttataataaagataattatttgtatgtatgtattgttatcaatacaaaatatatgttatttagtTTGGTAtactctttataatattatatcatattttaatacatgtattttattaaaattttacagaaataatgaaataattcaagagtttgatttttttaaagaaccaTGTGAAACATGGACAGCATGgtcaattgatatatttataaaaaaaccaatTGGCTGGTCTTTCTCCAaagtaaagaattatatagtAGGTCAGAATGTAAATAACACAGAAGTGAGATACATACACTTGCGGATTGTTAAAGAATTGGGTGATATTATTCTTTCTATTGCTGacattaaaaaagacattGTCTTATTCCCAATCTCTGAAATAGTGGAATATTGCAAGAGTAAAACTAAGAAACAGATTTCTGAGTATACAGTGAGATTAGTATTGGAGTGGTtaagacataaaaaaaaagttactttCAGGAAAAATTCCAATTCTAATAGTGAGTTACTggttaaaatttctatacaaCAAACAGTAAATGAAATTACAGAAGTAGAAGAAGgcatatataaacttataaaacaagaaaatgaaCTAATCAAAGAGATAGAACTTATGGAACAAgaaaaacttaatattatcaatgaaGCAAAATCATATCTGGCGAAAGAATTACGTCAAATGGCAAAAACTCGCTTAAGAAGAAAGATGGAATTGGAAAAGACCATAGAAAAGCGTGCGCAAGCTCTTGCAAACCTACGCGCTCTAATCACCAATATTCAAGATGCGCATTCTAATTCTGCTGTATTGTCTGCTTACAAGACTGGATCTGATGTATTGAAGAAAATAGGACAAAATGGTTTAACGGAATACGATGTTAGAGACGTCATGGACGATATTAATGAAGTAggcgattattattaattatttgcaactaGTCGTAGCAAcagagatatattaatatatattaatatatatattatttgttgacTAGGTTTTAGAAGAGAAACAAGAGATTGACTCAATTTTATCTGAGACACTGAACCTCACAGATTCGGATGCTGAATTGGAAAAAGAATTAGCAgaactattaaataaagacaATGTAGATGTTTCTGATACAAGTTCTGAATTAAATCCAGAAATTCAAAAATTGGAACAACGTTTGAAGGACTTAAGCATGGAAGGTAAATACTGTGTGtggaatttattatcatatttcatacaaactaatggaatatttataatataggtTTAGTTTCACCTGACAAAAATATACTACCAACTGTGCCATCctataaagaaaagatattaaaggAATCCGaatg
This Anoplolepis gracilipes chromosome 12, ASM4749672v1, whole genome shotgun sequence DNA region includes the following protein-coding sequences:
- the Gen gene encoding flap endonuclease GEN — translated: MGVKDLWNILSPLCETKPLYELQGKTIAIDLSGWVVDSQTIVDNVVQPRMYLRNLYFRTAFLLTQGISPVFVLEGKAPTLKHKTIARRNDVRNGLQERKKAAKKGGRTQFNRILNECREMLKFMGIACVQSYGEAEAMCAYLNEDGLVDGCISQDSDCFLYGAKIVYRNFCTSSQGNRGATAGSVDVYNIEKIEKTLNIGRNKMIALGLLCGCDYYEGVNGVGKEAALKFFKTVDNENVLQRIQNWKTDTSLDRIESNLLNPNLCTACGHEGKLQKHKKSGCADCGTVKQCNDNFREKRALMLNEISLRRKALHDENFPNQELIEEFLNKKDLVPTKLDIEWKQPQVNLFVDFMEKHLCWEPQYAFEKIFTLTTRWQLLHLPNFTLNERLSMSNLFIPDQIKKIRNIRSIASYEIIWKKEHSVIEMLKECKEQIEPNDNDVEDSLLTSIEPQDLVLKCYPELVETFENTRNVKTKKRTANSRKKKITTNTEENDIRITDIPNSRQKKVKKKTLESKNNRKIEEFISKNCSMSLEESFENMAITPKRSKQENSNANKLKIKNVPENVTMDIKQIKRGPQFKRVLEMDKIDSKLNNTIDKIFNELSPDDFTSENEDNDLNVTNIIDNICSKQIFQFSVRNWKSMESTNQENTENFLEYKIDEFKSLTNKEEYVHVEDEKQKLNESDDEFGNISELYVPINQRIQKEENKKLQIKKSSFAFENIMNETDNESIHLET
- the LOC140671654 gene encoding charged multivesicular body protein 7; this encodes MNKISIDNKMVDLNTSGNLLLPAEKLPECWNQEERMSALFSPFRSKSANPQDWISKYKFWHNLIYEYLEYTMQCSFSIIDLSEAFKRRGCTPLCLATVIEELLRNNEIIQEFDFFKEPCETWTAWSIDIFIKKPIGWSFSKVKNYIVGQNVNNTEVRYIHLRIVKELGDIILSIADIKKDIVLFPISEIVEYCKSKTKKQISEYTVRLVLEWLRHKKKVTFRKNSNSNSELLVKISIQQTVNEITEVEEGIYKLIKQENELIKEIELMEQEKLNIINEAKSYLAKELRQMAKTRLRRKMELEKTIEKRAQALANLRALITNIQDAHSNSAVLSAYKTGSDVLKKIGQNGLTEYDVRDVMDDINEVLEEKQEIDSILSETLNLTDSDAELEKELAELLNKDNVDVSDTSSELNPEIQKLEQRLKDLSMEGLVSPDKNILPTVPSYKEKILKESECL